One region of Octopus sinensis linkage group LG30, ASM634580v1, whole genome shotgun sequence genomic DNA includes:
- the LOC115226742 gene encoding uncharacterized protein LOC115226742, with protein sequence MGLDIGGNCWTHHILHDDDAIHKVEAAILEDHHRTLWQLNQKVKISLGSVVKTHLQPFVHVISTKDSQMLTSFQKQEWVNCSKALWQCVKKMRRIFSARPITQDEAWVHHYGPETKVQSKQWKYDNSSPPKKGRVQP encoded by the coding sequence ATGGGGCTGGACATTGGTGGAAACTGTTGGACACACCACATTctgcatgatgatgatgccatccataaagtggaagctgCCATTTTGGAGGATCACCACAGAACTTTATGGCAACTAAACCAAAAAGTGAAGATAAGCTTAGGATCTGTGGTAaaaactcatttacaaccatttgtACATGTTATCAGCACAAAGGATTCCCAGATGCTCACATCTTTTCAAAAGCAGGAATGGGTCAATTGTTCCAAGGCCCTTTGGCAATGTGTCAAGAAAATGAGGAGGATTTTTTCAGCAAGACCTATCACACAGGATGAAGCGTGGGTCCATCACTATGgtcctgagactaaagtccagtcaAAACAATGGAAGTATGATAACTCATCACCTCCAAAGAAGGGTCGCGTCCAGCCCTGA